The Xanthomonas sp. CFBP 8443 genome has a window encoding:
- a CDS encoding PAAR domain-containing protein, which translates to MQPAARLTDLHVCPMVTGVVPHVGGPISAPGAPAVLIGGLPAARIGDMAVCVGPPDSIVSGAPTVLIAGMPAARLGDSTAHGGAIVLGCFTVLIG; encoded by the coding sequence ATGCAACCTGCCGCCCGCCTCACCGATCTGCACGTCTGTCCGATGGTCACCGGGGTGGTGCCGCATGTGGGCGGGCCGATCTCGGCGCCAGGCGCGCCGGCGGTCCTGATCGGCGGGTTGCCGGCAGCGCGGATCGGCGACATGGCGGTGTGCGTGGGGCCGCCGGACAGCATCGTGTCCGGCGCGCCGACCGTGCTGATCGCGGGCATGCCCGCGGCGCGGCTGGGCGACAGCACCGCGCATGGCGGGGCGATCGTGCTGGGGTGTTTCACCGTGTTGATCGGATAA
- a CDS encoding endonuclease/exonuclease/phosphatase family protein: MRVLFWNLESGNPMEMGMDGKGSLIQSAINSLHCDVVICCEVQDAAIDFAEIESIKKAAALEVICEEEKIPSPYVNIMAARRAKLNKAKTHIGMESSRTRSGMKFKSRNHILRTNKKIMRELGSAVRAIEDPGTLASMIATARQPKVISRLSRIQLSPLIWKYHRWEALDSQQKHRNYLIFTNLDFKMTQVEVNVTSAKRQIVRLEFVDRVIYAVHAPAFGKGGGETVKQLAGMIAVEQKPCIAIGDLNIDLEEFRTEVAEDTSKALFANFHNNLCACFGPPPGTRSVSFRRRWHAYRGNIAKYVPHTQKSGGTLDYVLAKPATNVSVSIGIEVGRFSDHGAIVAEWT; encoded by the coding sequence ATGCGCGTACTTTTCTGGAATCTTGAAAGCGGGAACCCCATGGAGATGGGTATGGACGGCAAAGGGTCGCTCATCCAGAGCGCGATCAATAGCCTCCATTGCGACGTAGTCATCTGTTGCGAAGTTCAGGATGCGGCGATCGACTTTGCAGAAATAGAGTCGATCAAAAAGGCGGCGGCGCTGGAAGTGATCTGCGAAGAGGAAAAGATTCCGTCGCCCTATGTGAACATCATGGCGGCACGGCGGGCGAAGTTGAACAAGGCGAAGACGCATATAGGCATGGAGTCTTCGCGAACGCGAAGCGGCATGAAATTCAAATCACGCAATCACATCTTGCGAACGAACAAGAAAATTATGCGGGAACTCGGATCCGCCGTGCGCGCCATCGAAGACCCCGGCACATTGGCCTCCATGATCGCGACGGCAAGACAACCCAAGGTGATATCGCGGCTGTCCAGGATTCAGTTATCGCCCTTGATCTGGAAATATCACCGTTGGGAAGCCTTGGATTCCCAGCAGAAACATCGCAACTATTTGATATTCACCAATCTCGATTTCAAGATGACTCAGGTCGAGGTCAATGTCACGTCTGCCAAGCGCCAGATCGTCCGGCTGGAGTTCGTGGACAGGGTGATCTACGCCGTGCACGCGCCAGCGTTCGGCAAGGGCGGTGGCGAGACGGTCAAACAGCTTGCCGGCATGATCGCGGTCGAACAAAAGCCGTGCATCGCCATCGGCGACCTGAACATCGATCTGGAGGAATTTCGGACCGAGGTGGCCGAGGACACGAGCAAGGCCTTGTTCGCGAACTTCCACAACAATCTCTGTGCGTGCTTCGGTCCGCCGCCGGGCACCAGGTCGGTCAGCTTCCGACGCCGCTGGCATGCCTATCGGGGCAACATCGCCAAGTACGTGCCGCATACCCAGAAGAGCGGCGGTACGCTGGACTACGTACTGGCGAAGCCGGCGACCAATGTCTCGGTGTCCATCGGAATCGAAGTCGGGAGATTCAGTGACCATGGCGCGATCGTCGCCGAGTGGACGTGA
- the tssK gene encoding type VI secretion system baseplate subunit TssK gives MHNNKVVWSEGLFLRPQHLQQQERYLERYVELRAGGLHAQAWGFSELELETDLLAIGKLGIRRARGVFPDGTPFAMPGDDPLPPALDVESNWRDQTVYLTLPLRAAVQADVGRAEAPPDQLFRYRVRETEVDDASGSMQGAVLMEVGGMSTRLLPQSQPLEGLTRIPLARIVESRADRQVSLDEAFVPTALACQAAPRLATFLVELLGLLHQRGEALAARVSVGDRGGAAEIADFLLLQVVNRWQPLIAHWASAPLLHPQDLYAALVALAGELSTFTTPGKRPPAWPAYRHDALQPSFEPVIASLRSSLSAVLEQTALPIPVQARKFGVWVAMVPDAALFDSAAFVLAAKADVPAEELRRQLPLQAKIGPVEKIRDLVNLQLPGIAAMPMPVAPRQIPYHAGYLYFEFDKQSPLWRTLKGSGGIAFHFGSEFAGLDLQLWAIRS, from the coding sequence ATGCACAACAACAAGGTCGTCTGGAGCGAGGGGTTGTTTCTGCGCCCCCAGCATCTGCAGCAGCAGGAGCGCTACCTGGAGCGCTACGTGGAGCTGCGCGCCGGCGGCCTGCATGCGCAGGCCTGGGGCTTCTCCGAACTGGAACTGGAAACCGACCTGCTGGCGATCGGCAAGCTCGGCATCCGCCGCGCGCGCGGCGTGTTTCCCGACGGCACCCCGTTCGCGATGCCGGGCGACGATCCGCTGCCGCCGGCGCTGGACGTGGAGTCGAACTGGCGCGATCAGACCGTATACCTGACCCTGCCGCTGCGCGCGGCCGTGCAGGCCGATGTGGGCCGCGCCGAAGCGCCGCCGGACCAACTGTTCCGCTACCGGGTGCGCGAGACCGAGGTCGACGACGCCTCCGGCAGCATGCAGGGCGCGGTGCTGATGGAAGTGGGCGGGATGAGCACGCGCCTGTTGCCGCAGTCGCAGCCGCTGGAAGGACTGACCCGGATCCCGCTGGCGCGCATCGTCGAGTCGCGCGCCGATCGCCAGGTGTCGCTGGACGAGGCCTTCGTGCCGACCGCATTGGCCTGCCAGGCGGCACCGCGGCTGGCCACGTTCCTGGTCGAACTGCTCGGCCTGCTGCACCAGCGCGGCGAAGCGCTGGCCGCGCGGGTATCGGTGGGCGATCGCGGTGGCGCCGCGGAGATCGCCGATTTCCTGCTGCTGCAGGTGGTCAATCGCTGGCAGCCGCTCATCGCGCACTGGGCGTCGGCGCCGCTGTTGCACCCGCAGGATTTGTACGCCGCGCTGGTCGCACTGGCCGGCGAGTTGAGCACCTTCACCACTCCGGGCAAGCGCCCGCCGGCGTGGCCGGCGTATCGCCATGATGCCTTGCAGCCGAGCTTCGAACCGGTGATCGCCAGCCTGCGCAGCAGCCTTAGCGCGGTGCTGGAACAGACCGCGCTGCCGATCCCGGTGCAGGCGCGCAAGTTCGGCGTGTGGGTGGCGATGGTGCCCGACGCGGCCTTGTTCGACAGCGCCGCGTTCGTGCTCGCGGCCAAGGCCGACGTGCCGGCCGAAGAGCTGCGCCGGCAATTGCCGCTGCAGGCCAAGATCGGCCCGGTGGAGAAGATCCGCGACCTGGTCAATCTGCAGCTGCCCGGCATCGCGGCGATGCCGATGCCGGTGGCGCCGCGGCAGATCCCGTACCACGCCGGCTACCTGTATTTCGAATTCGACAAGCAGTCGCCGCTGTGGCGCACGTTGAAGGGCTCCGGCGGCATCGCGTTCCACTTCGGCAGCGAGTTCGCCGGGCTGGACCTGCAGCTGTGGGCGATCCGGAGCTGA
- a CDS encoding tetratricopeptide repeat protein produces the protein MGMPAAPMLAQTIAAHRAGDLDAAERGYRAVLAQHAAHADALHFLGVLCHQRGRSDEAQQLIERALALVPAYPDAHNNLGNVHKECARLAEAEACYRRALACAPSHHNALSNLAVVLEAQARLDEAFLAYAQLLQQVPTFAHGHYLLGVFLRNHAQHHEHLEQSAECFRSACELDPANLRALEALGTAWYLLGRHDEAVAVYRDWLARDPHNAVARHMLAACGGSDAPARADDAYVREVFDGFAESFDEQLLNNLDYRAPQLLATALAQVLHAPDATLDVLDAGCGTGLCAPLLRPHARRLAGVDLSGGMIDKARQRGGYDALVVGELTAHLQAQPQAWDVVVSADTLVYFGDLREVCAAAHAALRGDGWLAFTVEALDEADDKVQLGSSGRYRHSRAHVQAALAQAGFARVQLRADQLRKEGGMPVQGWVVLARR, from the coding sequence ATGGGGATGCCGGCCGCGCCGATGCTGGCGCAGACCATCGCCGCGCACCGGGCCGGGGACCTGGACGCGGCCGAGCGCGGCTATCGCGCGGTGCTCGCGCAGCACGCCGCGCACGCCGACGCGCTGCACTTCCTCGGCGTGCTGTGCCACCAGCGCGGGCGCAGCGACGAAGCGCAACAACTGATCGAGCGTGCATTGGCACTGGTCCCCGCCTACCCGGACGCGCACAACAATCTCGGCAACGTGCACAAGGAATGCGCGCGCCTGGCCGAGGCCGAAGCCTGCTACCGGCGCGCGCTGGCCTGCGCGCCGTCGCACCACAACGCGCTGAGCAACCTGGCGGTGGTGCTGGAAGCGCAGGCGCGCCTGGACGAAGCCTTCCTGGCCTATGCGCAGCTGCTGCAGCAGGTGCCTACGTTCGCCCACGGCCACTACCTGCTCGGCGTGTTCCTGCGCAACCATGCGCAGCACCACGAACACCTGGAGCAGTCGGCCGAATGCTTCCGCAGCGCCTGCGAACTGGACCCTGCCAACCTGCGCGCGCTGGAGGCGCTGGGCACGGCCTGGTACCTGCTCGGGCGCCACGACGAAGCGGTGGCGGTGTATCGCGACTGGCTTGCGCGCGATCCGCACAACGCGGTGGCGCGGCACATGCTGGCCGCCTGCGGCGGCAGCGACGCGCCTGCGCGTGCCGACGATGCCTATGTGCGCGAAGTGTTCGACGGCTTCGCCGAGAGCTTCGACGAGCAACTGCTGAACAACCTCGATTACCGCGCGCCGCAGCTGCTGGCCACGGCGCTGGCGCAGGTGCTACATGCGCCGGACGCGACGCTGGACGTGCTCGATGCCGGCTGCGGCACCGGCCTGTGCGCGCCGCTGCTGCGGCCGCACGCGCGGAGGCTGGCCGGCGTGGACCTGTCCGGCGGGATGATCGACAAGGCGCGCCAACGCGGCGGCTACGACGCGCTGGTGGTCGGCGAACTGACCGCGCATCTGCAGGCGCAACCGCAGGCGTGGGACGTGGTGGTCTCGGCCGATACCCTGGTGTATTTCGGCGACCTGCGCGAAGTCTGCGCGGCCGCGCACGCCGCCTTGCGCGGTGACGGTTGGCTGGCCTTCACCGTGGAGGCGCTGGACGAGGCGGACGACAAAGTGCAACTCGGCTCCAGCGGGCGCTACCGGCACAGCCGTGCGCACGTGCAGGCCGCGCTGGCGCAGGCCGGCTTTGCCCGCGTGCAACTCCGTGCCGACCAACTGCGCAAGGAAGGCGGCATGCCGGTGCAGGGTTGGGTGGTGCTGGCGCGGCGTTGA
- the tagH gene encoding type VI secretion system-associated FHA domain protein TagH, whose product MAFAQRGGSIGRADDSDWVLAAPGVSRTHAVVRYLNGMYFIEDRSTNGMLLNGAALQRGDPAALGDGDRLQLDSFEIQVQLQAEAPAAPPPPAVAMPDDASDLTQVVPASLPPRAASSAPGGGGDAFDFDFGLPGFGSAAAPAGGAYDDALLGDLGVPGAAGELDPLRLLDPLPAPSVPPPPTHSWNHSDAGNDHFRVPTPPAAAAARGFELPENWDLTTGDFAPATPPVASTPAVPAMPTAFAPPTPSTQMPDEMARIFEIVVDGVMEVLRARAEIKNTFRLPVTVIQRSENNPLKFAATPEDALQKLLAPPSPAFLSGVAAFDDAFDDIRCHQMAMLAGMRAAFESMLFHFSPDRLEQEVDASGKRLAFAGKGRYWERYRDNFQVLAKDPDECFRRLFGDEFARAYEAQLARLKSARRAGKMG is encoded by the coding sequence ATGGCGTTCGCCCAGCGCGGCGGCAGCATCGGCCGCGCCGACGACAGCGACTGGGTGCTGGCCGCGCCCGGCGTGTCGCGCACGCATGCGGTGGTGCGCTATCTCAACGGCATGTATTTCATCGAGGACCGCAGCACCAACGGCATGCTGCTCAACGGCGCCGCCTTGCAGCGCGGCGATCCGGCCGCGCTCGGCGACGGCGACCGCCTGCAGCTGGACAGCTTCGAGATCCAGGTGCAGCTGCAGGCCGAGGCGCCGGCCGCACCGCCGCCGCCTGCAGTGGCGATGCCCGACGATGCGTCGGACCTGACCCAGGTGGTGCCGGCGTCGCTGCCGCCACGCGCGGCCAGCAGTGCGCCCGGCGGTGGCGGCGACGCGTTCGATTTCGATTTCGGCCTGCCGGGCTTCGGCAGCGCCGCCGCGCCTGCCGGCGGCGCCTACGACGACGCGCTGCTTGGCGATCTGGGCGTGCCCGGCGCCGCCGGCGAACTGGACCCGCTGCGCCTGCTCGATCCGTTGCCGGCGCCGTCGGTGCCGCCGCCGCCGACCCACAGCTGGAACCATAGCGATGCCGGCAACGACCATTTCCGCGTCCCCACGCCGCCGGCAGCGGCTGCGGCGCGCGGATTCGAGCTGCCGGAAAACTGGGATCTGACCACCGGCGATTTCGCGCCGGCGACACCGCCGGTGGCGAGCACACCGGCTGTGCCGGCCATGCCGACCGCGTTCGCGCCGCCCACGCCATCCACGCAGATGCCGGACGAGATGGCGCGGATATTCGAGATCGTCGTCGATGGGGTGATGGAGGTGCTGCGCGCGCGTGCCGAGATCAAGAACACCTTCCGCCTGCCGGTGACGGTGATCCAGCGCTCGGAGAACAACCCGCTCAAGTTCGCCGCCACGCCCGAGGACGCACTGCAGAAGCTGCTGGCGCCGCCGAGCCCGGCGTTCCTGTCCGGCGTGGCCGCGTTCGACGACGCGTTCGACGACATCCGCTGCCACCAGATGGCGATGCTGGCCGGCATGCGCGCCGCGTTCGAATCGATGCTGTTCCACTTCAGTCCCGACCGGTTGGAGCAGGAGGTGGACGCCAGCGGCAAGCGCCTGGCCTTCGCCGGCAAGGGCCGCTACTGGGAGCGCTACCGCGACAACTTCCAGGTCCTGGCCAAGGATCCGGACGAATGCTTCCGGCGCCTGTTCGGCGACGAGTTCGCGCGCGCCTACGAGGCGCAGCTGGCGCGGCTCAAGTCGGCGCGCCGCGCGGGGAAGATGGGGTAG
- a CDS encoding serine/threonine-protein kinase: MPLNPATWQRLQALFHQACALPEPQRAAFAQAQAGDDPELLHELLGLLEADVRATQLPRPGLLGRLLGGEANAAELPAGTRFGPWAIDRLIGRGGMGQVYLGHRADGAYERQVAIKLIAATALDAQQRAVFEFECRLLAQMQHPAIAQIHDAGTDAQGRPYLVMEYIRGEPLTRWCAQRGLSLRARIELLVRVGEGVQHAHQKGVIHRDLKPNNVLVGEVDGRPAPSIIDFGIAVETAQPSRNPAGASGTPGYMSPEQAQGDDGGVDARSDVYSLGALLYELICGVRPELFEAGVPEAPSRWIQAQPQPQQRELALLRGVSPAQLLRGLHDGLDAIVLQAMAPDRAARYASVSSLLDDLRRWLGDYPPRALRRSRRREVRKFVQRNRGAVLASLLVLIALCGGLASTLWSLRNAQREAQRAQVTADFLGSLLSSVDPAVAQDKDKTLLLQVMDQAAQRATRELASQPQALVEVELTIGTSLIALGEYKRAVAQLDVARRHARAHLGAYSADELQIMRLLGEALVNLGQPQRAAAILREGIVQVRLHGGADAPLAYDMQSRLSWALRAQGEAKAALRESREAYAGMLRVLPADDQSVLSAGDRYAAMLADGGDYDQAIALIRRLIARRASRLGAEHPLTLSMRNSLAVYLLMKRDYPAAERELKALQPVMIRLYGVNGADTQMIYNNLAGALRQQGKVAESGPYYRKALDNARALYREDHPTTIMARTNHAFWLLDDGQARAAAAEQQAVLADAERVLGGKHEVTAEILRGLAEAEIAQGQRVQARTHAERARDILTGLYGDAPGPLAQVRETLAKLDAPDAPRSALVAETK; the protein is encoded by the coding sequence ATGCCCCTGAACCCCGCCACCTGGCAACGCCTGCAGGCACTGTTCCACCAGGCCTGCGCACTGCCCGAGCCGCAGCGCGCCGCCTTCGCGCAGGCGCAGGCCGGCGACGATCCGGAGCTGCTGCACGAGCTGCTCGGCCTGCTCGAGGCCGACGTGCGCGCCACCCAGTTGCCGCGCCCGGGCCTGCTCGGCAGGCTGCTTGGCGGCGAGGCCAACGCCGCGGAGTTGCCGGCGGGCACCCGCTTCGGCCCGTGGGCGATCGATCGGTTGATCGGCCGCGGCGGCATGGGCCAGGTCTATCTGGGGCATCGCGCCGATGGCGCCTACGAGCGCCAGGTGGCGATCAAGCTGATCGCGGCCACCGCGTTGGATGCGCAGCAGCGCGCGGTGTTCGAGTTCGAATGCCGCCTGCTGGCGCAGATGCAGCATCCGGCGATCGCGCAGATCCACGATGCCGGCACCGATGCGCAGGGGCGGCCGTACCTGGTGATGGAGTACATCCGTGGCGAGCCGCTCACCCGCTGGTGCGCGCAGCGCGGGTTGTCGCTGCGGGCGCGGATCGAGCTGCTGGTGCGGGTCGGCGAGGGCGTGCAGCACGCGCACCAGAAGGGCGTCATCCACCGCGATCTCAAGCCGAACAACGTGTTGGTCGGCGAGGTCGACGGGCGTCCGGCGCCGAGCATCATCGATTTCGGCATCGCGGTGGAAACCGCGCAGCCCTCGCGCAATCCGGCCGGCGCGAGCGGTACGCCCGGCTACATGAGTCCGGAGCAGGCGCAGGGCGACGATGGCGGCGTGGACGCGCGCAGCGACGTGTATTCGCTGGGCGCGCTGCTGTACGAGCTGATCTGCGGGGTGCGCCCGGAGCTGTTCGAGGCGGGCGTGCCGGAAGCGCCGTCGCGCTGGATCCAGGCGCAGCCGCAGCCGCAGCAGCGCGAACTGGCGCTGCTGCGCGGCGTGTCGCCGGCGCAACTGCTGCGTGGGCTGCACGACGGCCTGGATGCGATCGTGCTGCAGGCGATGGCGCCGGACCGCGCAGCGCGCTATGCCTCGGTGTCGTCGCTGCTGGACGATCTGCGCCGCTGGCTCGGCGACTATCCGCCGCGGGCGCTGCGCCGCTCGCGGCGGCGCGAGGTGCGCAAGTTCGTGCAGCGCAACCGTGGCGCGGTGCTGGCTTCGCTGCTGGTGCTGATCGCGCTGTGCGGCGGCCTGGCCAGCACGCTGTGGTCGTTGCGCAATGCGCAGCGCGAAGCGCAGCGGGCGCAGGTGACGGCCGACTTCCTCGGCTCGCTGCTGTCCAGCGTGGACCCGGCGGTGGCGCAGGACAAGGACAAGACCCTGCTGCTGCAGGTGATGGACCAGGCGGCGCAGCGCGCCACGCGCGAGCTGGCCAGCCAGCCTCAGGCGCTGGTGGAGGTGGAGCTGACCATCGGTACCAGTCTGATCGCGCTGGGCGAGTACAAGCGCGCGGTGGCCCAGTTGGACGTGGCGCGGCGCCATGCGCGTGCGCATCTGGGCGCGTACAGCGCGGACGAGTTGCAGATCATGCGTCTGCTCGGCGAGGCGCTGGTGAACCTGGGCCAGCCGCAACGGGCGGCCGCGATCCTGCGCGAAGGGATCGTGCAGGTACGCCTGCACGGCGGCGCCGATGCGCCACTGGCCTACGACATGCAATCGCGCCTGAGCTGGGCGCTGCGCGCGCAAGGCGAAGCGAAGGCGGCGCTGCGCGAGAGCCGGGAGGCCTACGCGGGCATGCTGCGGGTGTTGCCGGCCGACGACCAGAGCGTGCTGAGCGCGGGAGATCGCTACGCCGCCATGCTGGCCGATGGCGGCGACTACGACCAGGCGATCGCCTTGATCCGCAGGCTGATCGCGCGCCGCGCCTCGCGCCTGGGCGCGGAGCATCCCTTGACCCTGTCGATGCGCAACAGCCTGGCGGTCTATCTGCTGATGAAGCGCGACTACCCGGCCGCGGAGCGGGAGTTGAAGGCATTGCAGCCGGTCATGATCCGTCTGTACGGGGTGAACGGCGCCGATACCCAGATGATCTACAACAATCTGGCCGGGGCGCTGCGCCAGCAGGGCAAGGTCGCCGAATCCGGCCCGTACTACCGCAAGGCGCTCGACAATGCGCGGGCGCTGTACCGCGAGGACCATCCCACCACCATCATGGCCCGCACCAACCACGCGTTCTGGTTGCTCGACGACGGCCAGGCGCGGGCCGCCGCGGCCGAGCAGCAGGCGGTGCTGGCCGATGCCGAGCGGGTCCTAGGCGGCAAGCACGAGGTGACCGCGGAGATCCTGCGTGGCCTGGCCGAGGCGGAGATCGCGCAAGGCCAGCGCGTGCAGGCGCGCACGCATGCCGAACGCGCACGCGACATCCTGACCGGCCTGTACGGCGATGCGCCCGGGCCGCTGGCGCAGGTGCGCGAGACGCTGGCCAAGCTGGACGCGCCGGATGCGCCGCGCTCGGCGTTGGTGGCTGAGACGAAATGA
- the tssI gene encoding type VI secretion system tip protein TssI/VgrG: MPTPMITLHSDLGDALLFWRMQATEALGELFDYRLTVLSTQPRPDLRALLGTSMAVQLKAGEGHVRWYHGMVAHVAQTGFHVVDRLSYAVLEVTLVPKPWLLTQRRDCRIFTGQSVPEIVRTVLDGIGYGDVTLSLSGTYPKRDYCVQYREDDFNFISRLLEQEGIYYFFTHGQAVHTLVLADALGAHASSSGFETLPYVPPGQHANVMGATVSQWQLARSVHTGAHQLTDYDPLRPRFSLAVDEEIGHGGDLHAISGLNAFDYPGTHVQLADGKRYAQVRAEAHNVQRSRYRGDTDALGLRVGALFSLKAFPRPEWNQEYLVTGARTALEAPGYASGAGSGAAPFACSFEAIESKLPFRNAARARQPLIAGLQTAVVTGSDTDEDIVVDQYGRIQVTFHWNTSARDGNKPSCPVRVASSWAGKGWGAMSLPRVGQEVVVSFLEGDPDRPLVIGSVYNADHMPPFALPDNKTQSGVRSRSAGGGAADFNEIRFEDKLGSEELFVHAQKDLREEVEHDHFATVDNDQTATVKHDRKHKVDNDETLDVGNNATHTIGKTFKLSAGTQIELVTGLSSIVMKSGGEIEIKGVTVTVTGSNAVNVEGKVQVAIKGGATVDMGAGASVKVHSDAMLALEGGAMGTLKAPMLSLKADALHQIGGALIMIG; the protein is encoded by the coding sequence ATGCCCACGCCCATGATCACGCTGCACTCGGACCTTGGCGATGCGCTGCTGTTCTGGCGCATGCAGGCGACGGAAGCGTTGGGCGAGCTGTTCGACTATCGTTTGACCGTCCTCAGCACGCAGCCGCGGCCCGACCTGCGCGCGCTGCTCGGCACCTCGATGGCGGTGCAGCTGAAGGCCGGCGAGGGCCATGTGCGCTGGTACCACGGCATGGTCGCGCACGTCGCGCAGACCGGCTTCCATGTCGTCGACAGGCTCAGCTACGCGGTGCTGGAGGTGACCCTGGTGCCCAAGCCGTGGCTGCTGACCCAGCGCCGCGACTGCCGCATCTTCACCGGGCAGAGCGTGCCGGAGATCGTGCGCACGGTGCTCGACGGCATCGGCTATGGCGACGTGACGCTGAGCCTGAGCGGCACCTATCCCAAGCGCGACTATTGCGTGCAGTACCGCGAGGACGATTTCAATTTCATCAGCCGCCTGCTTGAGCAGGAAGGCATCTATTACTTCTTCACCCATGGCCAGGCCGTGCACACGCTGGTGCTGGCCGATGCGCTGGGCGCGCATGCGAGCAGCAGCGGCTTCGAGACCCTGCCGTACGTGCCGCCGGGCCAGCATGCCAACGTGATGGGCGCCACCGTCAGCCAGTGGCAGCTGGCACGCAGCGTGCACACCGGCGCGCACCAGCTCACCGACTACGATCCGCTGCGCCCGCGCTTCTCGCTGGCGGTGGACGAAGAGATCGGCCACGGCGGCGACCTGCATGCGATCAGCGGGCTGAACGCATTCGACTATCCCGGCACGCACGTGCAGCTCGCCGACGGCAAGCGCTATGCGCAGGTGCGTGCGGAAGCGCACAACGTGCAGCGTTCGCGCTATCGCGGCGATACCGATGCGCTCGGCCTGCGCGTGGGCGCGCTGTTTTCGCTGAAGGCGTTCCCGCGTCCGGAATGGAACCAGGAATACCTGGTGACCGGCGCGCGGACCGCGCTGGAAGCGCCGGGCTATGCCTCCGGCGCCGGCAGCGGCGCCGCGCCGTTCGCGTGCAGCTTCGAGGCGATCGAGAGCAAGTTGCCGTTCCGCAATGCGGCGCGCGCGCGGCAGCCGCTGATCGCCGGCCTGCAGACCGCGGTGGTCACCGGCAGCGACACCGACGAGGACATCGTGGTCGACCAGTACGGCCGCATCCAGGTCACCTTCCACTGGAACACCTCGGCGCGCGACGGCAACAAGCCGTCGTGCCCGGTGCGGGTGGCCTCGTCGTGGGCTGGCAAGGGTTGGGGCGCGATGAGCCTGCCGCGGGTGGGGCAGGAAGTGGTGGTGAGCTTCCTGGAAGGCGATCCGGATCGCCCGCTGGTGATCGGCAGCGTCTACAACGCCGATCACATGCCGCCGTTCGCGCTGCCGGACAACAAGACTCAGAGCGGGGTGCGCAGCCGCAGCGCCGGCGGCGGCGCCGCCGACTTCAACGAGATCCGCTTCGAGGACAAGCTCGGCAGCGAGGAGCTGTTCGTGCACGCGCAGAAGGACCTGCGCGAGGAAGTGGAGCACGACCACTTCGCCACCGTCGACAACGACCAGACCGCGACCGTGAAGCACGACCGCAAGCACAAGGTCGACAACGACGAGACGCTGGACGTCGGCAACAACGCCACGCACACGATCGGCAAGACGTTCAAGCTCAGCGCCGGCACCCAGATCGAACTGGTCACCGGCCTGTCGAGCATCGTGATGAAGAGCGGCGGCGAGATCGAGATCAAGGGCGTCACCGTCACCGTCACCGGCAGCAACGCGGTGAACGTGGAGGGCAAGGTGCAGGTGGCGATCAAGGGCGGGGCGACCGTGGACATGGGCGCCGGCGCCAGCGTCAAGGTGCATTCGGACGCGATGCTGGCGCTGGAGGGCGGGGCGATGGGCACGCTGAAGGCGCCGATGCTCAGCCTCAAGGCCGATGCGCTGCACCAGATCGGCGGTGCGCTGATCATGATCGGTTGA